A segment of the Zonotrichia leucophrys gambelii isolate GWCS_2022_RI chromosome 25, RI_Zleu_2.0, whole genome shotgun sequence genome:
TCTTTCCCACAGGATTCTCTGTcctttttcctcaaaaacatCCAAAATTCCAACCCCATTCTGAGGCTggttcccaatcccaaatccagcacaAGCCTGCATCgtcatcctcctcttccctggagccaccatcctcatcctccctaTCCACAGATGCTTCTCATTCCCTCCAGACCCCGGGAACAGCTTTTCCCACTGTAGCTCCATGTTTGGAGAGATAATTCCCACTTTTTCTTGGATTGAGCTGTTGTTGCTCTGACCCATTTCCTGGGATCGTGTTTTCAGGAGGCTCCTGACCCATTTTTCCCGCCCCTCCAGCTCATTGCTTAAGAAATGGTGAAATAACCAGGTAGGAATTCCAGCTCCAGGTCCAGTCACTCCCCTCCAAACAATCCCAAAGTTCCTGGCCTGGCTTTGGACCCTGAGGTGCCATCAGAAAACCGAGGCAGGGGGAATTGGATtggagaagagggaagaaaacaggAACAGGGTGAGGTTTCCATGAGTTTTCCAGGAAATGAAGTTTTCCAGGCCCACCTGAGCCGTGTAGGGATAGGACTCCTCGGACTCGATGCCGCCGTTGTCGATGATGTACTGGAACGCCTCCGTCATGAACCCGCCGGCACAGCCCTTGTTCCCGTACATCCCAGAGCAATCCACCAGGTTCTGGACGCTCAGGGACACCAAATTCCCGGTTTTCAGCTTCAGCTGCGCCTCCAGCGCTCCCACGGCGCTGAAGGCCCAGCAGGATCCGCAGGCGCCCTGCGAAGGAGGCGGGAGAGGCTCAGGAGCTGCcgtggggagcagagggaggatcCCGGGGTGAGGCTCACCTGGTTCTTCACCTCGGTCACACAGCCCTTGTCCCGCCAGTCCAGAGCCTCGGGGATGTCCCCAACAGGCCGGGGTCGGGCTGGGAATGCAGAATTCCCGCGGGGACGGGGACGGAGCTGGAGCCCCGTCAGCGATGCCGCCACCTCCTCGCTGGTCTGGGGGGAAGGAGAATCCCAGAGGGTGattcctgctctctgtcagcCCCACATGAGGGTGCTGCGGGATTTCTGAGGTGGAATAGGCTGTGGGGGATCCTCAACTCcttgtttttccatttaatttcaagattttcatcagaaaaggaaaagctcagccccagctccccaaatccctggaaacTGGGTCATAACCCCCCCCCCGCAAATTTGGGATGatccataaaaatcccaaatgaccagaacagctcctgtgtgccccaaaccccaccccagGGAGTTCTTTCCTCACAGAATTCCTCACAGAATTCCAGACACCTCCCGTgtgtcccaaatcccaccccaaggAGCTCTTTCCTCACAGaatcccagcctgtccctggctgctggaTCCCACCGGGACGGGCTGAGGGGGGTGTCAGGAGCTTTCCCACCCCAGACCCACCAAGATCCAGGTTCATTCCCCCTCCAGGGCAATTCCAGAGGGCTGGAACCGCTGCCAGCACCCACCATGTCCCCCAGGTGGTTCATGCCCAGCGTGTAGGAGCGGAGCCCCAGGGAGTGCTCCAGGTTGTGGAGGGTCACCAGCCACAGGTTCTTCTCCCACGTCAGGCGACGGAGCAAATCCTCCTgcaatcccagcagggccctgtcaGAGCCGGGACAGCCGCTCCAGAGCCATCCCaccccagttcatcccagtaaaAGCCATTGGGAGCCCCAGCTGGGTCATCCCTGGGGAGCGGCCGCGCTCGGAACACCATCGGATCTTATCCAACCAGGAGAGCcccagaaaaatcctgggataTTCCCCAGGACATTCCCAACTCCCATCCTATCACATTCCCACCTGGGGGTGATATTCCTTGCCGTAGG
Coding sequences within it:
- the LOC135457724 gene encoding cathepsin S-like, which produces MEPLAPTALLALLVLALGQPDPALDRHWELWKKSYGKEYHPQEDLLRRLTWEKNLWLVTLHNLEHSLGLRSYTLGMNHLGDMTSEEVAASLTGLQLRPRPRGNSAFPARPRPVGDIPEALDWRDKGCVTEVKNQGACGSCWAFSAVGALEAQLKLKTGNLVSLSVQNLVDCSGMYGNKGCAGGFMTEAFQYIIDNGGIESEESYPYTAQNGTCHYNASARAASCSRFVELPEGDEAALRDAVATVGPVAVAIDATRPSFFLYRSGVFDDPQCSQEKLNHAVLVVGYGSLENKEYWLVKNSWGVHFGDAGYIRMARNASNLCGIASYASYPLI